DNA sequence from the Candidatus Cloacimonadota bacterium genome:
AAGAATAAATTTATAAAAAGAGTAATCATAAGACTTAAAAGAAGTTTAAACATGATTCCTCCATTAAAGTAGGTAGAAAAACAATAACTTAACTAATTAAAATTGTCATTGTGAGGAATCTTACAAAGTAATACCCGCGAAGCAATCTACAACTCTTCCTTAATGATAAGAAAGAGATTGCTTCGCTGGAAACAGCAAGAAGAAACCAGCCTGAAGCTGGTAAACCTTGCAATGACAATGTTTTGTTCGGAACAAGTTCCGAACTACTCTTCCGGATTCGACTCGACGCTTCGCTTTCGAGTCAAACAGATAACTATTCTACTTTTTCCTTCAAACCTTCAGCATGCACGAACATTTTTTCGAGAGTATTGTATTGCTCGAATATTTTCAGGGCTTCCTGGAGTTGAGTATCTTCTTTGATCAGGACTTTGTATCCTTCGAGGTCACCGAATTTCCTCTGGATGATATTCCAGGTGATTTCATTTCCGATCCAATCATAAGTGCTGTCTAATTCCGCAAATTCGTATTCGATACTGTCTGCTTGAGCATAATCCATAAAATCCTTAATGATCTTGTCATCTGCCTGGAAATCTAAAGCTACTTCATCCTCATGATCAAGCATATAATTGACAGAATAATTAAAGAATGTATTTTTCCGGCGTAATTCTCGTCCCAAGTTAGAGAGCCTGCTCTGATCGATCTCGATATCAGGATTAATTCCGCCGCCACCGTAAACGATCCGACCTTTTTCAGTGTAATGAATATCCTTGAGATGATCTTCATCTGCCTGTTCAAAATCTGCATCCGTAACATCTTCACCCTTCAGAAGCCGGTCATTGATATCCTTGTGAATGCATCTTTCGGAATTGATATAATATTTAGCTGTGGTGATCTTGATCCCATTGCCGTCGGAGAGCGGGAACAGACGCTGCACAGAACCTTTCCCAAACGAAGTCTTGCCAACGACCAGAGCTTTGTCATAATCCTGCAGGGAACCGGCAAAGATCTCGGCAGCACTGGCAGAAGCTTCATTGATCAGGACAACCACCGGGTAACCACTACGAAGCCTGTTATATTTAGTGTAATACTCCATATTCGTTCTCGGAGTTCTGCCTTTCGTATAAACTACTCTTTTGCCTTTTCCAATAAATTCGTTCACCGTATTGATCGCTTCATTTAGAAGACCACCCGGATTGAATCTTAAATCTATCAGGAGACCGCGAATTCCCTGTTCTTCCAGGTTATCGAGTTCTTCCCGTAATTCTTCAGTCGTATTAGCATTGAACTGCCTGATCCTGACATAACCGATACCATTATCCATTTTGAAAGCATAAGGTATGCTTTTTATTTTTATGATCTCTCTGACAATTTCAAAATCCAGTTCT
Encoded proteins:
- a CDS encoding S41 family peptidase — protein: MKLNKTKRIIISVSIISWFIIALFILQTATASAKSDESQTNVYKKLKVFNEVLFKLQENYVDEIDISDLIDSAIEGMLEETDPHTNYFSPDEFERFSSNTKGEFGGLGISIDKKGKFITVVSPIEGTPAYRMGIMAGDKIVKVDGESVIDVDTDESIKKMRGEPGTKVVITIVRPGVDEELDFEIVREIIKIKSIPYAFKMDNGIGYVRIRQFNANTTEELREELDNLEEQGIRGLLIDLRFNPGGLLNEAINTVNEFIGKGKRVVYTKGRTPRTNMEYYTKYNRLRSGYPVVVLINEASASAAEIFAGSLQDYDKALVVGKTSFGKGSVQRLFPLSDGNGIKITTAKYYINSERCIHKDINDRLLKGEDVTDADFEQADEDHLKDIHYTEKGRIVYGGGGINPDIEIDQSRLSNLGRELRRKNTFFNYSVNYMLDHEDEVALDFQADDKIIKDFMDYAQADSIEYEFAELDSTYDWIGNEITWNIIQRKFGDLEGYKVLIKEDTQLQEALKIFEQYNTLEKMFVHAEGLKEKVE